The following are from one region of the Hemiscyllium ocellatum isolate sHemOce1 chromosome 26, sHemOce1.pat.X.cur, whole genome shotgun sequence genome:
- the LOC132828239 gene encoding adiponectin receptor protein 1-like — MPGPERRQQNVPKRGSLPQVMKEKALSAASMPVQRAPSEVCGDSNNVSHRNDVELTELLEEKSDSQAGGDSAAGMEFQTDSTTQPEEEEEEEVRVLTLPLQAHHAMEKMEEFVYKVWEGRWRVIPYDVLPDWLKDNDYLLYGHRPPMPSFRACFKSIFRIHTETGNIWTHLLGFVFFLGLGILTLLRPNMYFMAPLQEKVVFGMFFLGAVLCLSFSWLFHTVYCHSEKVSRTFSKLDYSGIALLIMGSFVPWLYYSFYCSPQPRLIYLGIVCALGISAIIVAQWDRFATPKHRLTRAGVFLGLGLSGIVPTLHFTIAEGFVKATTVGQMGWFFLMAAMYITGAGLYAARIPERFFPGKCDIWFQSHQLFHVLVVVAAFVHFHGVSNLQEFRYGLEGGCTDDSLL; from the exons CCTTCCCCAGGTTATGAAGGAGAAGGCTCTGTCTGCAGCATCCATGCCTGTCCAACGGGCACCGAGTGAAGTGTGTGGAGACTCCAACAATGTCAGTCATAGAAATGACGTTGAACTGACCGAACTCCTGGAGGAGAAATCTGATTCCCAGGCCGGAGGAGATTCAGCAGCG GGCATGGAATTCCAAACTGACTCAACAACacagcctgaggaagaagaggaagaggaggtgCGAGTGCTGACTCTGCCACTGCAGGCCCATCATGCAATGGAGAAGATGGAGGAGTTTGTATACAAG GTTTGGGAGGGTCGTTGGCGGGTAATCCCTTATGATGTACTCCCAGACTGGCTGAAGGACAATGATTATTTGCTGTATGGGCACAGGCCACCAATGCCATCATTCCGAGCCTGTTTCAAGAGTATCTTCAGGATCCACACAGAGACTGGGAACATCTGGACACATCTGCTGG GTTTTGTCTTCTTCCTGGGCCTGGGAATTCTGACCTTGCTGAGGCCAAACATGTACTTCATGGCCCCTCTGCAGGAGAAGGTCGTCTTTGGCATGTTCTTCCTGGGAGCTGTTCTTTGCCTCAGCTTCTCCTGGCTCTTCCACACGGTCTACTGTCACTCTGAGAAAGTTTCCAGAACGTTCTCCAA ACTGGACTATTCTGGAATCGCCTTGCTTATCATGGGGAGCTTTGTGCCCTGGTTATATTACTCCTTTTACTGCTCTCCCCAGCCCCGACTCATCTACCTCGGCATTGTTTGTGCTCTGGGAATATCAGCCATCATTGTCGCTCAGTGGGATCGATTTGCCACTCCCAAACATCGGCTGACAAGAGCAG GTGTGTTTCTTGGTCTTGGCCTGAGTGGAATTGTCCCCACTCTCCATTTTACGATCGCTGAGGGGTTTGTCAAAGCCACAACTGTTGGACAGATGGGCTGGTTCTTCCTGATGGCTGCAATGTACATCACCGGGGCTGGGTTATATGCTGCCCGGATTCCAGAACGATTCTTCCCCGGCAAATGTGATATATGG TTCCAGTCACATCAGCTATTCCACGTTCTGGTGGTAGTCGCAGCCTTTGTTCACTTCCATGGCGTTTCCAACCTGCAGGAATTCCGATATGGGCTGGAAGGAGGCTGCACAGATGACTCCCTCCTCTGA